CGGCCGGCGCCTTGCCGATGGACGTCTTGCCCACCGGCTGCTGGGCCGAAGCGGCGAAACCCGTCCGGCTGGCACTTTCCCCGGGTTCTCCCCGTAGGAATGAGCGACCCGCTGTCGGTGCCGACGCACCAACCATCACGCCCACCAGCACTGTCCCACTCAGGATGCGGGTGATCCGTCCCATGCGGCCGGAGTTATTGCGATACCGCGCCGGAATGCCGGAGCGGAAGGACTCGGAAGACGTGCGCAGAAACGCCATGGAACCGAAGGACTCACTACCAGGGTGCAGCCAGGACGACGATGGACATGCAACCTAACGGATCGCCCGCCGAGACGGTGACACCCGATGCTGCTGTTGACGAGGTGCGTCGTGATGCGTGTCATGATGCGCCTCCCGATGCCGCGCCGGCGTCGCGCGCATCATGGCGCGCCCGACTCGCGCTGGGCCGACGGATTGGACAGGTGAAAAACGGCATCCGGTTCGCACTGAGACATCCCGTGCAGCTGTTGCGCACCAGCCGCGCCGCGCGCCGTGTCCTGGCGTGGAGCATGGCGGTTGCCGGAATCTGGATGGTGGTGATGAGCACGTGGTGGTGGAGCTGCGGATGGCAGGGGTGTCCCACGCCCACACAGCTTCGCGCGTGGCGTCCCACCGAGGGAGGAACCCTGCTGGCCCGCGACAGCAGTGTGGTCAGTGCGCTGTCGGTGGTGCGTCGCGTGAACGTGCCACTCGCCCGCGTGCCCGATCATGTGCGGGCGGCGTTCATTGCCGTGGAAGACCGGCGCTTTCACGCGCATCAGGGTGTCGACTGGCGCGGTGTGGTGCGGGCCAGCGTCAGCAACCTGCGCGCCGGCAGCGTGCGCGAAGGCGCCAGCACCATCACCATGCAGCTCGCCCGCAATGTCTTCCTCGGCAATCGCGCCACCGAACGCAGCTGGGGACGCAAGCTGCTCGAATGGCGCTATGCGCAGTTGCTCGAAGCGGCGTTGTCCAAGGACGAGATTCTCGAGCGTTATCTCAACGCCATCTACCTCGGCAACGGGGTGTACGGCGTGGAAGCGGCCAGTCGTGATCTCTTCGGCAAGGGCGTGGGCGATCTGACGCTCTCCGAAGGCGCGCTGCTGGCCGGTCTGCCCAAGGCGCCCTCGAGTTATTCGCCGCGCAACGATCGCACCAAGGCACTGAACCGCCGGGCGGTCGTGTTCGACGTGCTCGAACGCGAGCAGGTGGCGGATGCCGCCGCGTTGCGTGCGGCCCGTCGTGCTCCGCTCAAGCTGGCGCGTCGGGAGTTCGTGCTCACCCGCACCGTCGACTCCTGGGCCGTCGAAGCCGTGCGCACCACACTCGATTCGCTGCGCGCCGCGGGCATCATTCCCCAGGCACTCAACGATGGGCAGCTCAAGGTCTGGAGCACGATCGACCGGAAAGCGCAGATCGCCGCCGAACGGGTGATCGCGGCCGGTGCCGGACAGATCGACGACGAGCGCAACGGCACCGGGTTTTCCGTGCGCAATGCGGGCGACCGCACGCAGGGGGCGCTGGTGGCACTCGATCCCGCGACGGGCGCGGTGCGTGCCATCGTCGGTGGACGGCGTCTCGAGCGCAAAGGCTTCAACCGGGCGCTGCGTGCGCGGCGTCAACCGGGTTCCACGTTCAAGCCGTTCGTGTACGCCGTGGCGCTGATGCACGGATACACACCGGCCAGCATGGTGGACGATGAACCCGTGGAGATCGGATCCGGACGCGATACCTGGCGTCCCGCCAACTATGGCGACGAGTATGCCGGACGCATCACGCTGCGTGATGCACTGGCCCGTTCGGCCAATGCGGCCACCGTGCGCGTGAGTCACGAAGTGGGCGTGCCGGCCATCGCGTCGCTGGCGCATGCGCAGGGCATCACCAGCGATCTGCCGCTGGTGCCGGCGCTGGCACTTGGCGCGGCGGCGGTCACGCCGCTCGAACTCACCACGGCCTATGCGGCGTTCGCCAACGGCGGCACACGCGTGGTGCCGCATCTCGTCGAACGGGTCGAAGATCAGTTCGGTCGTCTGCTGTGGGAGCGCAAGGCGATGACGGGAACCCGTGTCCTGCAGGCGCCGGATGCGTTCCTGGTGACCTCGCTGCTGCAGAGTGTCGTGGATCGGGGCACGGGACGCGCCATTCGCGATCTCGGTATCCGCGGGCCGGTGGCGGGAAAGACCGGGACCACCAACGACGGCACCGATGTCTGGTTCGTGGGCTACACCCCGACGCTGGTGGCCGGTGTGTGGTTCGGCGCGGATACGCCGCAACCGTTGGGGTGGAACGCGTCCGGTGGACGTCTGGCGGCCCCGGTGTGGGCGCGTTTCCTGCGCGACGGATGGCACAGCCCCGAACAGGACAGTCCCTGGCGTCCGCCACCGGGCATCGAATCGCAGCAGATCGATATCGGCACCGGCAAACTCGCCAGCGATTGGTGTGGACCGTCGCGTCGCGAATACTTCCGCACGGGCACGCAGCCCACCGCCTCGTGCGAGGACGAGACGCGTCTGGCCATGCGTGACGACGAGCCGCCCGACTGGCAGGACGATTGGCGCCAGGACGGTCTCCGTCAGGACGGTCTCCGTCCGGACGGTCTCCGTCAGGAGGGCCGACGCATCGATGCCGATGACATCAGCGCCGCCGTGGAGAATCTGCTCGAAGCGACACGTTCAAACGACAAGATCCGGCACATCACCGGCAAGGTGATGAAAGAGCTGCAGCGGGCCATCGAACGCGAGCGTCGTGCCCGGCGCGATCAGGAGCGGAACTGAGCGTCCGATCGCGCCGGTCGACGTGAACCTCCGGGAGGGATCCTCCGGCCGTGATCCTTCAGGCTTGAAGCAATCCGAGCCAGTCGCTGTGGCTGCCGGTGTATCCCGGAAAGAGCTGCGACAGGGTGTCGGCCCCCAGATGACGCGCGGTGACTTCGGAGAACACCGCGCGGAAGTCGGTGGTGAGCGCCAGATCGCGTCCTTCGTAGAGTTGTTCACGGGCCAGTCCGGGCCACGTGCCGAACACCTTGCGTGACGTGCGCAACGCGCCACCGATGACGAACATCGCCCCGGCGTGCCCGTGATCGGTACCGCCCGTGCCGTTCTGGCGCACGGTGCGGCCGAACTCCGAGCAGGTCAGGATCACCACGTCCTCCATGCGATCGCCGAGATCGGTCACCAGGGCGCCGATGGAGTCGGCAAAATCGGTGAGCCGATTGGCCAGCTGACCCTGCGCGCCGCCCTGATTGACGTGCGTATCCCACCCGCCCACGTCGGCAAACGCCACTTCGAGTCCGACGTTCGCCT
The sequence above is drawn from the Gemmatimonas aurantiaca genome and encodes:
- a CDS encoding PBP1A family penicillin-binding protein; this encodes MDMQPNGSPAETVTPDAAVDEVRRDACHDAPPDAAPASRASWRARLALGRRIGQVKNGIRFALRHPVQLLRTSRAARRVLAWSMAVAGIWMVVMSTWWWSCGWQGCPTPTQLRAWRPTEGGTLLARDSSVVSALSVVRRVNVPLARVPDHVRAAFIAVEDRRFHAHQGVDWRGVVRASVSNLRAGSVREGASTITMQLARNVFLGNRATERSWGRKLLEWRYAQLLEAALSKDEILERYLNAIYLGNGVYGVEAASRDLFGKGVGDLTLSEGALLAGLPKAPSSYSPRNDRTKALNRRAVVFDVLEREQVADAAALRAARRAPLKLARREFVLTRTVDSWAVEAVRTTLDSLRAAGIIPQALNDGQLKVWSTIDRKAQIAAERVIAAGAGQIDDERNGTGFSVRNAGDRTQGALVALDPATGAVRAIVGGRRLERKGFNRALRARRQPGSTFKPFVYAVALMHGYTPASMVDDEPVEIGSGRDTWRPANYGDEYAGRITLRDALARSANAATVRVSHEVGVPAIASLAHAQGITSDLPLVPALALGAAAVTPLELTTAYAAFANGGTRVVPHLVERVEDQFGRLLWERKAMTGTRVLQAPDAFLVTSLLQSVVDRGTGRAIRDLGIRGPVAGKTGTTNDGTDVWFVGYTPTLVAGVWFGADTPQPLGWNASGGRLAAPVWARFLRDGWHSPEQDSPWRPPPGIESQQIDIGTGKLASDWCGPSRREYFRTGTQPTASCEDETRLAMRDDEPPDWQDDWRQDGLRQDGLRPDGLRQEGRRIDADDISAAVENLLEATRSNDKIRHITGKVMKELQRAIERERRARRDQERN